One genomic region from Sulfurospirillum oryzae encodes:
- a CDS encoding efflux RND transporter permease subunit, with the protein MWLKLYTNFITTHYKAVLLAVTIITGIFGYYSQYLSIDASAETLLLENDQALKLTREVHGRYISPDYLVVSFSPKDDMLSDKTLSTIKSLKESLLKVKGVESITSILDVPLLESPPKPIQEVIGNVQTLESPNIDKSLVQKELTTSPLYSQNLVSSDFKTTAIIVNLIDDPKYTELLTNRNKFILLEQERELTKDEKAQYENAKLVFKAYRDSTRDDTHRLIENVRATLKPYKGEGDLFLGGVLMIADDMISFVKNDIAIYGVAILVVMLVILWIIFREIRFVVIPILVSISAVIITTGINALIGLEITVISSNYVAMQLITTLSLVIHLIVCYREEYTLFPDVSQKELLGIVFERMGVPSIFIILTSVAGFGSLMTCNIVPIIDLGNMMNIGVTMSLLVTYTLFPAMMMLLKKEPPIMAFDKAFTLNESFAKIVEHHSRLILGVVLSLAIFSVLGASRLVVENSFINYFKENTEIYKGMKKIDNNLGGTTPLEIVVKFPKVEALAKNDTATAVDSFEDEFNQGGNDAKYWFTAQKMETILKVHDYLLSLPEVGNVSSLGTLSKVGRIIKQGKDFDNFELALMYNELSPEFKKILISPYVNIEHDEARFVVRVVDSKKDLRRNELLQTIQTELHTKVGLETEDYNLVGMMVLYNNMLQSLFSSQISTLGLAVLSLGGMFLFLFRSLKIAILAMTVNMVPISVIFGIMGFANIPLDMMSITIASIALGITVDNTIHYYYRFREELKIDGDYIASMHRAHGTIAFGMFYYSLATIVGFLVMVTSNFIPTLIFGLLTVIVLIVAIVSDLLFSPFLVVFFKPFGKGNKNKKSDLL; encoded by the coding sequence TATAACGGGCATTTTTGGCTATTACTCACAATATTTAAGTATCGATGCATCTGCTGAGACATTATTGCTTGAAAATGATCAAGCTTTAAAACTGACACGCGAAGTGCATGGACGTTACATCAGCCCTGATTATTTGGTTGTCTCTTTTAGTCCTAAAGACGACATGCTCTCCGATAAAACACTTTCAACCATTAAAAGCCTTAAAGAGTCTTTGCTTAAAGTCAAAGGTGTTGAGAGCATCACCTCCATCTTAGATGTTCCTCTTTTAGAGAGCCCTCCAAAACCTATTCAAGAAGTGATTGGCAATGTTCAAACACTTGAATCTCCTAATATTGATAAATCTTTGGTACAAAAAGAGCTTACAACCAGTCCTCTGTATTCGCAAAATCTTGTCAGCAGTGATTTTAAAACAACAGCGATTATCGTCAATCTTATAGATGATCCAAAGTACACGGAACTCCTTACTAATCGCAATAAATTTATTCTTTTAGAACAAGAGAGAGAACTCACGAAAGATGAAAAAGCGCAATATGAAAATGCTAAATTAGTTTTTAAAGCGTACCGTGACAGTACCCGTGATGATACGCACCGCCTTATTGAAAATGTAAGAGCAACATTAAAACCCTATAAAGGTGAGGGCGACCTCTTTTTAGGTGGGGTCTTGATGATTGCGGATGATATGATCAGTTTTGTTAAAAATGACATTGCTATCTATGGTGTTGCTATTTTGGTCGTTATGCTGGTCATTTTATGGATTATCTTTAGGGAAATACGTTTTGTAGTTATACCTATTCTTGTTTCCATTAGTGCAGTTATTATTACCACGGGTATTAATGCCCTGATCGGCTTAGAGATAACCGTTATTTCCTCAAATTATGTTGCGATGCAGCTGATTACCACGCTTTCATTGGTGATTCATCTCATTGTTTGCTATCGCGAGGAGTACACACTTTTTCCTGATGTTTCTCAAAAAGAGCTTTTAGGCATTGTATTTGAGCGCATGGGTGTTCCTTCTATCTTTATCATTTTAACCTCCGTCGCTGGATTTGGTTCTTTGATGACCTGTAACATCGTGCCGATTATTGACCTTGGTAATATGATGAACATCGGTGTGACCATGTCATTGCTGGTAACGTATACACTTTTCCCTGCGATGATGATGCTTTTGAAAAAAGAACCGCCTATTATGGCGTTTGACAAAGCATTTACCCTCAATGAATCATTTGCCAAAATTGTAGAACACCATAGCAGGCTTATTCTTGGCGTGGTTCTGTCACTTGCGATCTTTAGTGTTTTAGGGGCATCGCGTCTGGTCGTTGAAAATAGTTTTATTAACTATTTTAAAGAGAATACTGAGATTTATAAAGGTATGAAAAAGATTGATAACAATCTTGGCGGCACAACACCTTTAGAAATTGTGGTTAAATTCCCAAAAGTAGAAGCACTTGCAAAAAATGATACCGCTACGGCAGTCGATAGTTTTGAAGACGAGTTTAACCAAGGGGGCAATGATGCGAAGTATTGGTTTACAGCTCAAAAAATGGAGACGATTTTAAAAGTACATGATTACTTGCTCTCCTTGCCAGAAGTAGGCAATGTCTCTTCTTTGGGAACACTCTCCAAAGTAGGGCGCATCATCAAACAAGGTAAAGATTTTGACAATTTTGAATTAGCGCTCATGTATAATGAACTCTCTCCTGAGTTCAAAAAAATTCTGATTTCACCGTATGTCAACATTGAGCATGATGAAGCGCGTTTTGTGGTAAGGGTTGTGGATTCAAAAAAAGATCTTAGACGCAATGAATTACTTCAAACCATTCAAACGGAACTTCATACCAAAGTGGGTCTTGAGACTGAAGATTATAACCTTGTCGGCATGATGGTCTTGTATAACAACATGCTCCAGTCACTTTTTTCATCGCAAATTTCAACATTGGGGCTTGCGGTACTTTCATTGGGAGGCATGTTCCTCTTTTTATTCCGCTCGCTTAAAATTGCCATTCTTGCGATGACGGTTAACATGGTTCCTATCAGCGTTATCTTTGGTATTATGGGCTTTGCAAACATTCCACTCGATATGATGAGCATTACGATTGCTTCCATCGCACTAGGTATTACGGTTGACAATACAATCCACTACTATTACCGTTTCAGGGAAGAATTGAAAATCGATGGTGATTACATCGCCTCGATGCACAGGGCACACGGTACGATTGCGTTTGGTATGTTCTACTACTCTCTTGCAACCATCGTAGGCTTCTTGGTTATGGTGACGTCTAATTTTATTCCAACATTGATCTTCGGACTTTTAACCGTGATCGTTTTGATCGTAGCGATTGTGTCAGACCTTCTTTTCTCTCCTTTCTTGGTCGTCTTTTTCAAACCATTTGGAAAAGGCAATAAGAACAAAAAATCGGATCTTTTGTAA
- a CDS encoding LysE family translocator: protein MFGLEFFTLTSIYFLALLSPGQDFFLIIKNALTHGYQKAWWSCVGIASGNALYITLAYMGHAYLSQYPRLLSFIEIGGALFLLYLGFLLLFAPKPTLENTLHVKSKMAFKLFVQGLLSALLNPKNILFYFSLLFTIIKPETVLHVKIFYALWMITLLLVWDMIVTLIFGNKRALKLFPYLFVVQKVIGVGLIGFSLKLLFSGF from the coding sequence ATGTTTGGCTTAGAGTTTTTTACCCTTACCTCCATCTATTTTCTAGCACTTCTCAGCCCTGGTCAAGACTTTTTTCTCATCATCAAAAACGCCTTAACGCATGGGTATCAAAAAGCGTGGTGGAGTTGTGTGGGCATTGCCAGTGGAAACGCGCTTTACATCACTTTGGCATACATGGGACATGCGTATTTAAGCCAATACCCAAGGCTTCTTTCTTTCATCGAAATCGGTGGGGCACTTTTTTTACTTTACCTTGGTTTTTTACTGCTTTTTGCGCCCAAACCAACGCTTGAAAATACTTTACATGTAAAAAGCAAAATGGCGTTTAAACTCTTTGTTCAAGGGCTTTTGTCAGCTCTGCTCAATCCTAAAAACATTCTCTTTTACTTCTCGCTTCTTTTTACGATTATCAAGCCTGAAACTGTTTTACATGTAAAGATTTTTTATGCCCTGTGGATGATAACGTTGTTGCTGGTGTGGGACATGATTGTAACGCTTATTTTTGGCAACAAAAGAGCGTTAAAGCTTTTCCCTTACCTTTTCGTTGTGCAAAAAGTCATCGGAGTCGGTCTCATTGGCTTTAGTCTCAAACTTCTTTTCAGCGGATTCTAG
- a CDS encoding AraC family transcriptional regulator, with translation MQIRQTLQSTRAYETHAHPTLSIGFMLEGQTCFQTPNGSFFLEQGALAIIPPYTQHSCNPIKESKRSYVMVYLDADFCAHIQERHFKEATTLLPLTSPLIFHKALFEAFTRIIKALIEGYSSLHVKALEVWLEKFFWLYTKQNETTQVDATLNNVAHFLENRVDEPLCLNELAKRFGVNPFVLTRHFKQAYGCTPKHYALDVRINHAKKLLQEGTSLALCAQYCGFVDQSHFHRFFKRHTALTPKEYQVNFIQ, from the coding sequence GTGCAGATACGTCAAACGCTGCAAAGTACGCGCGCTTACGAGACGCATGCACACCCTACCCTTTCCATCGGCTTTATGCTAGAAGGTCAAACCTGTTTTCAAACACCAAACGGTTCGTTTTTTTTAGAGCAAGGCGCTCTTGCCATCATTCCACCCTATACGCAACATTCGTGCAACCCTATCAAAGAGAGCAAACGCAGTTATGTTATGGTTTACCTTGACGCTGACTTTTGCGCGCATATCCAAGAAAGACATTTTAAAGAAGCTACCACACTTCTACCACTAACATCACCTCTCATTTTTCACAAAGCGTTATTTGAAGCATTTACGCGTATTATTAAAGCGCTTATTGAGGGATATTCATCTTTACATGTAAAAGCATTGGAGGTGTGGTTAGAAAAGTTTTTTTGGCTCTATACCAAGCAAAATGAAACCACACAAGTAGACGCCACGCTCAATAATGTGGCACATTTTTTGGAAAACCGCGTCGATGAACCGCTGTGTTTAAATGAGCTCGCCAAACGCTTTGGAGTAAACCCTTTTGTACTGACACGCCATTTCAAACAAGCTTATGGTTGCACACCTAAACACTACGCGCTGGACGTACGCATCAACCACGCGAAGAAATTGCTCCAAGAAGGTACCTCACTTGCGCTATGTGCTCAATACTGCGGTTTTGTAGACCAAAGCCACTTCCACCGCTTTTTCAAGCGTCACACCGCTCTCACACCCAAAGAGTACCAAGTCAATTTTATACAATAA
- a CDS encoding tetratricopeptide repeat protein codes for MHKLFFIVTIIVATSALYALDLVRESELQNECDHNNGVACLQLGTMYHLGDGVATNFRKAKELYTQSCSLGVAKGCSSLGFMYENGHAGTNYAKAAELYEKACVLGDAFACESLAVLYENGKGVSEDLQQAVNYYDRACSGGAASSCAHLALLYEQDENYVSAAIYHQNGCDAGDAKECSRIGTMYYYGQGVSQREEQAAKLFKKACELGDEIACKNYELIKKSYYIE; via the coding sequence ATGCATAAACTCTTTTTTATCGTAACAATCATCGTTGCAACTTCTGCACTCTATGCTTTAGATTTGGTGCGCGAAAGTGAGCTTCAAAATGAGTGCGATCACAACAATGGTGTGGCATGTTTACAATTAGGAACGATGTACCATCTAGGTGATGGTGTCGCTACCAATTTTAGGAAAGCGAAAGAGCTCTACACTCAATCATGCAGTTTAGGCGTTGCTAAAGGCTGTTCAAGTCTTGGATTTATGTATGAAAATGGGCATGCTGGTACAAACTATGCTAAGGCGGCTGAACTGTATGAAAAAGCTTGTGTGCTTGGTGATGCCTTTGCATGTGAAAGCTTGGCTGTTTTGTATGAAAATGGTAAAGGTGTGAGTGAAGATTTGCAACAAGCAGTCAATTACTATGATCGCGCGTGCAGTGGTGGGGCAGCAAGCAGTTGCGCTCATCTTGCTTTGCTGTACGAGCAAGATGAAAATTATGTCAGTGCTGCGATTTACCATCAAAATGGGTGTGATGCGGGCGATGCAAAAGAGTGTTCGCGCATAGGGACAATGTACTACTATGGACAAGGCGTAAGCCAAAGAGAAGAGCAAGCTGCCAAGCTTTTTAAAAAAGCGTGTGAGTTAGGTGATGAAATAGCGTGCAAAAACTATGAGCTCATTAAGAAGAGCTACTATATCGAATAA